In Gemmatimonadaceae bacterium, a single genomic region encodes these proteins:
- a CDS encoding 5-oxoprolinase subunit PxpA has protein sequence MQVDINCDMGESFGAYEIGADDDVLQHVTSANIACGFHAGDPSVMRTTVANALEHGVAIGAHPGLPDLVGFGRRAMQVTPQEVYDLVIYQVGALWGFVRAAGAALRHVKPHGALYNMAVAQPPLADAIARAVHDVDSRLILFGLAGSVMLKAAERAGIAAASEAFADRNYLHDGSLVPRQRPDALVSDANEGVRRVLRMVRDGVVADVDGEDIAIRADTVCIHGDGPNAAAMARALRAGLSAARVDVCAPSPPS, from the coding sequence ATGCAGGTCGATATCAACTGCGACATGGGGGAAAGTTTCGGTGCGTACGAGATCGGTGCCGACGACGACGTCCTGCAGCATGTGACGTCGGCGAACATCGCTTGTGGCTTTCACGCCGGCGATCCCTCGGTGATGCGAACGACGGTCGCGAACGCGCTCGAGCACGGCGTTGCGATCGGGGCTCATCCGGGGTTGCCCGACTTGGTCGGCTTCGGCCGTCGCGCAATGCAGGTGACGCCGCAAGAGGTTTATGATCTCGTCATCTACCAGGTGGGCGCCTTGTGGGGATTCGTCCGCGCCGCTGGCGCCGCGCTTCGACACGTCAAGCCGCACGGGGCGCTGTACAATATGGCCGTGGCGCAACCACCGCTCGCCGACGCGATCGCGCGTGCCGTGCACGACGTGGATTCACGGCTCATCCTCTTCGGACTCGCCGGAAGCGTGATGTTGAAGGCTGCGGAGCGCGCGGGCATTGCCGCAGCGAGCGAGGCGTTCGCCGATCGGAACTACCTGCACGATGGATCGCTCGTCCCGCGCCAGCGGCCGGACGCGCTCGTGTCCGATGCGAACGAGGGCGTCAGGCGCGTCCTCCGCATGGTGCGCGACGGCGTCGTTGCCGACGTCGATGGCGAGGACATCGCCATCCGCGCCGATACGGTCTGCATTCACGGCGACGGACCCAATGCGGCCGCGATGGCGCGCGCGTTGCGCGCCGGCCTCTCAGCGGCGCGCGTCGACGTGTGCGCGCCTAGCCCGCCGTCGTGA
- a CDS encoding biotin-dependent carboxyltransferase family protein, whose translation MNCRVLHPGMFATVQDGGRRGHQREGIPVAGPMDELSLRVGNLLVGNDEDAAALELTLVGPTVRFDENALIALSGADLGISAHGTPLPLWRPVCVPAGTTVSATSAVRGCRGYLAVAGGFDVPPVLGSRSTYVRAALGGLEGRALRRGDELPVGKSSELSRRIAAAVQAGRMNDRVPIAKWGLSAALIPFYSSSAVIRVVEGEHARLLTSESRDRFWSGEFRVGAQSDRMGYRLEGVAIELSEPTELLSEAVVFGTVQLPPGGNPIVLMADRQTTGGYPRIGEVASVDLPLLAQLKPGDRLRFRPVSLDEAQRLYLARESNIRQARAAIALHHH comes from the coding sequence GTGAACTGTCGCGTGCTGCATCCGGGAATGTTCGCGACCGTGCAGGACGGCGGCCGGCGCGGCCATCAGCGCGAGGGAATTCCGGTGGCCGGCCCGATGGACGAGCTCTCGCTTCGGGTCGGGAACCTCCTCGTCGGCAACGACGAGGACGCGGCCGCGCTCGAGCTCACCCTCGTTGGACCGACGGTTCGCTTCGATGAGAATGCGCTCATCGCGCTCTCCGGTGCCGACCTCGGGATCTCGGCGCATGGCACGCCACTCCCGCTCTGGCGTCCCGTCTGCGTGCCCGCGGGGACGACGGTGAGCGCCACGTCGGCGGTTCGCGGCTGCCGGGGCTACCTCGCAGTCGCCGGCGGCTTCGATGTGCCCCCGGTGCTCGGCAGCCGTTCGACATATGTGCGCGCCGCGTTAGGCGGTTTGGAAGGCCGCGCGCTGCGTCGCGGTGACGAGCTGCCGGTCGGCAAGTCGAGCGAGCTGTCGCGCCGCATTGCGGCCGCGGTGCAGGCGGGCCGCATGAATGATCGCGTCCCAATCGCAAAATGGGGCCTTTCGGCCGCGCTGATTCCATTTTACTCCTCGTCGGCCGTGATCCGGGTGGTCGAAGGCGAGCATGCGCGTCTGCTCACGTCTGAATCACGCGACCGCTTCTGGAGTGGGGAGTTTCGCGTCGGTGCGCAGTCGGATCGCATGGGTTATCGACTCGAGGGTGTTGCGATCGAGCTTTCGGAGCCGACTGAGTTGCTATCGGAGGCTGTCGTCTTCGGTACCGTTCAACTTCCGCCGGGTGGCAACCCGATCGTGCTGATGGCTGACCGTCAGACGACGGGCGGCTATCCACGCATTGGCGAAGTCGCGTCCGTCGACCTGCCGCTGCTGGCGCAGCTCAAGCCCGGCGATCGACTCCGTTTTCGTCCGGTCTCGCTCGACGAGGCACAGCGGCTGTACCTTGCGCGCGAAAGCAACATCAGACAAGCGCGCGCCGCGATCGCGCTGCACCACCACTGA
- the pxpB gene encoding 5-oxoprolinase subunit PxpB has product MNHVRFSPLGDRALLIHLGDTIDEKTHRLVRAVCARLEAEQLEGLVELVPAFASVAVHYDPRRAPNGDAEASPYRRFAAAVEESLHDLALDAIPLAHTVEIPVCYGGKYGPDLEEVGRQHALTADEVVQLHSGARYRVYMLGFAPGFAYLGGLPDAIATPRRAEPRTAVPAGSVGIGGSQTGIYPLTSPGGWQLIGRTPVRLFDATREPPTLLSVGDIVTFRGVSPNEYHERTRA; this is encoded by the coding sequence GTGAACCATGTCCGCTTTTCTCCCCTCGGCGACCGCGCGCTGTTGATCCATCTTGGCGATACGATCGACGAGAAGACACATCGCCTGGTGCGAGCCGTCTGCGCGCGATTGGAGGCCGAGCAGCTCGAGGGCCTGGTCGAACTCGTTCCGGCTTTCGCGAGTGTCGCCGTTCATTACGATCCGCGCCGTGCGCCTAACGGTGATGCCGAGGCGTCGCCGTACCGACGATTCGCTGCCGCCGTCGAGGAGAGCCTGCACGATCTCGCTCTCGATGCCATTCCTCTCGCGCACACGGTGGAGATCCCCGTGTGCTATGGCGGTAAGTATGGTCCCGACCTCGAGGAGGTGGGCCGCCAACACGCTCTCACGGCGGACGAGGTGGTCCAGTTGCACAGCGGGGCGAGGTATCGCGTCTACATGCTTGGTTTTGCGCCGGGCTTCGCATACCTCGGAGGACTGCCCGACGCGATCGCGACGCCGAGGCGAGCCGAACCCCGCACGGCGGTGCCCGCGGGGTCCGTCGGCATCGGCGGGAGCCAGACGGGCATCTATCCACTCACGTCGCCCGGCGGGTGGCAGCTGATCGGCCGGACGCCGGTCCGGCTGTTCGACGCCACCCGCGAGCCACCGACGCTGCTCTCGGTCGGCGACATCGTGACGTTTCGCGGCGTGTCACCTAACGAGTACCACGAGCGCACGCGGGCGTGA